The Jaculus jaculus isolate mJacJac1 chromosome 14, mJacJac1.mat.Y.cur, whole genome shotgun sequence nucleotide sequence GGTTTTGCTAGATTATCACTGAGGCTATACTCTAAGTCTTAtgaaaagtgacttattgtgaaaATATACTGtacacaatgttaatatagtttgtctatatttcttttttttaaaatttttattaacattttccatgattataaaatatatcccatggtaattccgtccctccccacccccacactttcccatttgaaattccattctccatcatattacctccccattacaatcattgtaattacatatatacaatatcaacctattaagtatcctccttccttcctttctcttccctttatgtctcctttttaccttactgccctctgctactaagtattttcattcttacgcagaagcccaaccaatcatctgtagctaggatccacatgagagagaacatgtggcacttggctttctgggcctgggttacctcacttagtataatgctttccaggtccatccatttttctgcaaatttcataacttcatttttctttaccgctgagtagaactccattgtataaatgtgccacatcttcattaaccactcatcagttgagggacatctaggctggttccatttcccagctattataaattgaacagcaataaacatggttgagcacgtacttctaaggaaatgagatgagtcctttggatatatgcctaggagtgctatagctgggacatatggtagatcaatctttagctgttttaggaacctccacactgttttccacaatggctggaccagattgcattcccaccagcagtgtagaagggtcccttttttttccacatccctgccaacatttatgatcatttgttttcatgatggtggccaatctgacaggagtgacatggaatgtcaatgtagttttaatctgcatttccctgatgactagtgacatagaacatttttttacatgcttatatgccattcgtatttcttcctttgagaaggctctatttagcttcatagcccattttttgattggcttgtttgattccttattatttaactttttgagttctttgtatatcctagatattaaccctctatcagatatatagctggcgaggattttgcctctttgcttttctcactgtgtcctttgcagtgcaaaatctttgtaatttcatgaggtcccagtgattaatctgtggtttaattgcctgagcaactggggttgtattcaaaaagtctttaccaagaccaatatgttgaagggtttcccctactttttcctctagcagtttcagagtttgaggtctgatgttaaggtctttaatccatttggacttaattcttgtacatggagagagagaagaatctattttcatccttctgcagatatatatccagttttcaaaacaccatttgctgaagaggctgtctcttctccaatgagtatttttggcatttttatcgaatatcaggtggctatagctacttgggcttacatttgggtcctctattctgttccactgatctacatgtctgttttcgtgccagtaccatgatgtttttattactatggctctgtagtataggttaaaatcaggtatggtgataccaccagcctcttttttgttgctcagtattattttaggtattcgaggtttttttgtgattccaaatgaatttttggattgttttttctatttccacgaagaaagcttttggaattttgatagggattgcattaaatgtgtagattgctttaggtaagattgccattttcacaatattgattcttccaattcaggaacaagggatgtttctccactttctagtgtcttctgcaatttctcgcatgagtgttataaagttctcattgtagagatgctttacttccttggttaggtttattccaaggtactttatttttttttagatgcaattgtgaatgggagtgattctctgatttcatcctttgtgtttttgttgttagcatatatgaaggctactgatttctgtgtattaattttgtatcctgctacatggctgtaggttttgatcagctctaacagtttgctagtagagtctttagggtcctttatgtatagaatcatgtcatctgcaaataatgataacttgatctattcctttccaatttgtatcccttttatgtgtgtctcttgccttattgctatggctaagccttccagaactatattaaataaaagtggggacagtggacacccttgtcttgttcctgattttagtggagaagcttcccatttttccccatttagtaatgtcttggctgtaggcttgtcgtaaatagcctttattatattgagatatgttccttctattcccagtctctgtaggacttttatcatgaagggatgttgggttttgtcaaatgttttctctgtgtctaatgagatgatcacgtgatttttgtccttcaacctgtttatgtaatgtattacatttatagatttgcgtatgttgaaccatccctgcatctctgggataaagcctacttggttagggtgaatgatctttttgatatactcttgtattctgtttgccaatattttgttgagaatttttgaatctatgttcatgagggagattggtctgtaattttctttttttgttctctctttgcctggttttggtatcagggtgatgctggcctcatagaaggagtttggtagaattccttctttttctatttcctgaagagcttaagaagcaatggtgttagctcttccttcaaggtctgctaaaattcagcagtgaatccatccgggcctgagctttttttagttgggagattattgataactgttcagatctccatgtttgttgtaggtctatttaagtgattaatctcattttgatttattttaggtaggtcatatagatcaaggaaatcatccatttctttcagattttcatactttgtggagtatatgcttttatagtatgtccctatgattttttgaatttctctggaatctgttgtgatgttaccttgttcatctctgattttattaatttgtatctcttttctctttcttttggtcagatttgccaagggtttatcaatcttgtttatcctttcaaagaaccaactctttgtttcattaattctttggattgttctttttgattctatttcattaatttcttccctaatctttattatttcttcccatctactgatttttggtttgccttgttcttctttttccaaggctttaaggtgaagcattaggtcgttcactggtgacctttctaatttcttaatataggcacttaaggctataaatttacctcttagaactgccttcattgtgtcccagagattttggtatgttgtgttctcattatggtttgactctataaatttttatttccttcttgattttttcattgacccattcatcatttagtagtgtattgtttattttccatgatttttgtatgctctgtagactttcttgctactgatttgtagtttaattccattgtgctcagataaaatgcaaggaattatttcaattttcctgaatttgttaagacttgctttgtgtcctaatatatggtctattttagagaatgttccatgtgctgctgaaaagaaagtatattctgcagcatttggatgaaatgtcctgtgtatatctgttaggtccattccttctatgacctcatttaatacaggttcctctttgtttattttttcacagaatgacctgtcaattgatgagagtgaggtgttaaagtcacccaccaccactgtgtttgtgttatctgtgaccttagttctaatagtgtttgtttgatgaattgggagtctccatgttaggtgcatatatgtttagggttgtaatgtcttcctgttggagtgtgctcttaatcaatataaagtaaccttccttatctttcttgaccaacgttgggctaaagtctaccttgtctgatattaggatagcaacccctgcttgttttctaggcccatttgcttgaaacaccatcttccaacctttcaccctaagataatgtccatcctttgtagaaaggtgagtttcttggagacaacaaattgtgggatcttgctttttaacccagtctgaaaacctatgtctttttgctGGGGCATTGatgccgttgatattaagagatattattgaaaggtgtgtatttatgtttgccttttttttttgttgttgttgttgttctggttctaccagtgctctcttctgttaactagtatttgagtattgcttgtttttttctaggttcctgatatgtgtgcttttccttttcttcagcatggaggattctatcaagtattttctgtagagctggttttgtcttcaaatactccattaacctgcttttgtcatggaatgtccttatttctctgtctattttaatggataactttgcaggataaagtaaccttggttgacagttgttatctttcagaacttggaatatatcactccaaacccttctggctttaaaagtttgtgttgaataatctgctgtaatcctgatgggcttgcttttgtaggtaacttgatttttctctctaactgctttcaatattttttctttggtgtgtgtgtttggaagtttgattataatatggtgaggagaggttttttctgggttttgtctggctggggttctaaaggcttcctgtatctgcattggcacctctttcccaatttgggggaaattttcttctatgattttgttgaagacgcctactatgcctttggagtggaattcttcttcttctactatgccctgaattctttttttttttttttttttttttagcacttaaGAACTTTGGGATTTATTTAAACAGCAAAGTTATCAATCTGAACaggaggggaaaaggaaaaaaatttaaaatccacAGGAAGATGCCCCCCCAGCACCCCAAATCAGCACAAAGCGCTGGTTGTATCGTCCCATAGCAGAGTGGTTCGGCAGCCCAGAGACATGGCGTCGGTTCCACGTGGGTGTATCCTTTAAATTCCTGCAGTGTGAACAAAATATCCCTTGACATATTCATCAAACTCCCCTCCCCAGTTGGCTTTCCAAAGAAGAAAGCTCACAACGGTGAGTTTTGACAGCGCTGCGATGTGGAATGTCTACGTAGGTCACCATGGTCCCGGAGGGAGGACAGCAGCATCCACCCAGCAGAGCCTCCGCACTGGGGCTGCCGTCTGCAGCAGCCACCCTGTGCACACTGCAGTGGGAGCTGTCAGCTAGCCGGGCGCCGACTGACAGCACAAAGGCACAAGTGAGTCCCTGTCCAGACCGTTCACGTCCGTGCCAACTTGCTTAGTGTTCTAGGACATTGAGGGTGAGCCATGAGCTTATCCTCCAGCGAACATCTGAGAGAATGATGGAAAATGCTCATTACAAAGTGTTTCCAGGTTTGGTAACCTTTAAAAATTGCTGGCTTTTATAAAAATGTCTTTCAGTAGATCAGTGAATCTATAAATGGTGGGATTTCACCACAGACTGCATGTAAAACAGAGGTGTGGCTCATGGAAAGGAGCCATTGACACTGCTACAGGTCATGATTTCAGGGTCTCATGATAAATGCTTTGGCTAAGGCTGCATAGTTATGGGTGCCCACTCAGATGACGTGGCGCAAGGGTAGGAGCTGGTAGCAACAAGCGGTTCTCAAGACTTCTCCTCCTTGTTAACTTCGGAAATTCTGTCGATAGATTTCAGGATTTCAGCAACAAGATTCAGTGTTTCTGCTCCAGACACCAGCTGCTTTATGGATGAGTGTGCATTGTTCATGACAATGCGGAGGTTCTGCAAGGCCACTTCCGTGTTCTGTTTCACCACTGTAAGGCTGGTGCCCTGGCCTGCACGCAAGGCTTCATTTTCCCTCTTGCAGCTGGAGACCTGTGCCTGGAGCAAGCTTACTTCCTGTTTCAGCTTTACCACATGATTTTCTGCCTTTATAGCCCGTTTAGTCATTAGTTCGAGGTTCTGCTCGACTTGCTGGACCACCGACTCCAGGTCATGGAAGTCACTCTCCTCCTTGATCATCTTTGCTTCCAACTTCCGCTCCAGTGTCCTCACCATTTCTGTTTGAGTTTCAGAGAAGCTCTGAACCTCATTCAGCTTTCTTCTTAGTTTAGAATTTTCGTCTTTTAGCTGCAGCGTCCGCGGGTGTCAGTCTCCCGAGGATTCTCCGTGTGCTGCAAAGTCTGCACCTGGACTCCTGGCTGGAGATGCCGGGGAAACATGCGAGTTGGTGTCACTAATGGTCCATGGGGGCAAAGACTCGGGTCCTGCAAGCTCCGATGTGttggagaaaaaggaaaggtaTGTGTCACAGGGTGACGTGCTGCCTGTGACCCTGGAGGAGTGAGTCTGTTCCACGGTAGATGGCATGTAGGCTCCATCCCacccatcctcctcttcctcctcttccaggtCACCGGCTCCTGTTGGGTCTTCAAAAAATGGCTGCTGATAATCCAGGCCATATCCCATGGTCTGAGAGGTTGGAGAACTGTGGACTAGTCCCAATGGGTGCCTTGATGCTTCCTTCGGATAAGTCCTACTGTTGGTTGACGTGTCTTCTTTCGACAGGCTAAGGTTCTTGGTTTTTAGAAACTCTTTAAAGGAGAATGGATTAGCCTCTTCAAGGTCTTCCGGTTTGTCATCTCCAAAACGTGTCTCGTGGGCTCCTGATGGACTTTGCTTTGTACATTTTCCCTTTCCATAGCCAAAATCGTCGGGAACGACGAGGCTCCGAGTCCGGGACAGCGGGGGCGCGCCAGGGCGGCGCGCGTAGCCTGACATCGCCGCGCCCGCTAGCCCGGCGCCGGCTCCATGACCCCCTGccgccctgaattcttatattggatcttttcatagtatcccgaatatcttgaaattcccactcatacttttctgtaagtttgtctttctctttgttggactgtatgagatctgccacctggtcttctagcttagatattctgtcctctccctcatccatcctactggtgagattttctacagagttttttatttcattgactgtgttcttcattgctagtaattctgactggtttttctttttttttttaatttttttttttgttgttgttatttttgtttatttacttgagagagacagagagggacagaaagaggcagatagagagagggagagagaatgggcatgccagggcctccagccactgcaaacgaactccagacgcatgtgccccctgtgcatctggctaacatgggtcctggggagtcaagtcttgaaccagggtccttaggcttcacaggcaagtgcttaactgctaagccatctctccagcccttgtttttctttattatttctatttccttatttatgtcttgtattgccttctttatttcattaaattggtgtcctgcgtcttctttgattcctttgatttcctctttgatttcttctttgattgttttgattttttctttgacctctttaaacatatttataatcattcttttgaactctttctcaggcatttcctctaactcgttctcactggaggatatttctgatgcattaatacttttaggtggatttatattgtcttgctttttagtgtttcttgtgttataatgtatgtatttttgcatcttggattcagttaatgcttggattttctagctagctgggtattcttagctgtatcaattgattagatgtaatatattttcagtgtaggagcttaaggtgttaggtgtggttcttaagactctcagagtatctacaaagatgttcttaggggttgagtttccctgctataggagtattcaagcaggctgagtcaaataaaatgcaggtagattctaaaatttaactaaacactgtacacattcaatcaaaaacagccccaagtatgtatgcaagagtagttattataacgaccagatcctctatcaataaagaggttaagatttctcatTTGTTgcgggatccaagtcagcttgcgaccaagtgagacccttccctggtgcaatcccagttaccttggatgattttggtctcagtcaagttgctgcctggtcgtcgggctgctgttctgatttctggagctgggcactggcttttcttgtggggcaaaccgagcctggcaagtgtggccctgcagatcagcactcctgctgctggaactgctgctgctcaagctgcggcttctgggtctgtagccgctgctgctgaatgtgctgctgctggacccactgctgctgctgcctctgctgctgctgtagctgccactgctggagccaccactcccactgaagcttctgctgctgggtctgccgctgctgccgcgactggagctgctatTGCTGGgtccgctgttaccggtgccggagccactgatgttgctgccaaactctgctcctgcttgggtcatgctgttggctcaagttggcgtggccgggtcccaggaccactgctctgtttgccggagctgggctcaggcggtgggggaggggagggatctgcaggtgctctggttctctcgctgttccacgtgttcttctacctcacggtctgctcctcagttgctcactgctgctctctcttcatgtttcctgagttgcggagagtgcaggtgtgagtggaagctcccccacctggcttttcctggttGGCGGAGCTactggagccgcttttgccggcctgtgcgggctctggatgctctggatctctcctacttctctgttgccacttcaatttcctatacaccttactttttagtaaaagtttgtattttgctgagtttttttggtctttttccccctaggctgctttggcgtggtacctacactgccatctcaACCAGAAGTCCCCTGtctatatttctttagttaagtcttaaaattgttcagtggtaaaaagtacttatttaaaaatttctttgtgtctgtcatattgtctctaatgcatgttaaAGTCAGGCTTGCgtact carries:
- the LOC123454743 gene encoding LOW QUALITY PROTEIN: endosome-associated-trafficking regulator 1-like (The sequence of the model RefSeq protein was modified relative to this genomic sequence to represent the inferred CDS: substituted 1 base at 1 genomic stop codon): MSGYARRPGAPPLSRTRSLVVPDDDKPEDLEEANPFSFKEFLKTKNLSLSKEDTSTNSRTYPKEASRHPLGLVHSSPTSQTMGYGLDYQQPFFEDPTGAGDLEEEEEEDGWDGAYMPSTVEQTHSSRVTGSTSPCDTYLSFFSNTSELAGPESLPPWTISDTNSHVSPASPARSPGADFAAHGESSGDXHPRTLQLKDENSKLRRKLNEVQSFSETQTEMVRTLERKLEAKMIKEESDFHDLESVVQQVEQNLELMTKRAIKAENHVVKLKQEVSLLQAQVSSCKRENEALRAGQGTSLTVVKQNTEVALQNLRIVMNNAHSSIKQLVSGAETLNLVAEILKSIDRISEVNKEEKS